A stretch of DNA from Candidatus Bathyarchaeota archaeon:
GCATATACTTCACTTATGTTAGGTAAGAAATGTAATTGAAGATAAGCAAGGTGACAGCAAACTTCCCAGATAATTCCTTTTTGGTTAGGCATAATCATCCAATCAGCAGCCAATTCGTGAGATTTTAGAGATTCAAAACTTTCCTTTTGTGTTGTTGCAAAAGATAAAAGTTCGAAATCACCATTATCCACAAAATTTTTGGCTTTCTGTATTGAAGGAAGAAAAATTTGATTGTGAGAAATGCACAACTTGCTTCCATACTTTTTTGTTTCCTTAATCATTTCGTCACATTCTGAGACACTTAACGCCATTGGTTTTTCAACAAGAATTGCTGGAACATTTTTGGCTACATCACAGGCAATTTTTGCATGAGTTGAAACAGGAGTACATATATCCACCATGTCCAGATTTTTGCTTTCGACAAGTTCGACATAACTTTTGAAAGTTTCAGAAACATTGTGTTTTTTGGCAAGAAAGTTAGCACGTTCTAGATCTAAGTCACATAACCCAACTACATTTACATTTTTCATGCTATCATAGACTTGCATATGGAGCTTGGCGATTCCGCCACAACCAATTAAACCAACATTTACCATTTTTATTCCTCTAAAAGATTTTTCCAATTAATTTTTGGATCGTAAAAAAGTTATTAAATCAAAAAGCCAATTATCCAAGCAATTCTCTTGAAAAGATAATGTAAGGGTAATAAAACTACTGATTTTCTATATAGCAATTTATAAGCTTTAGGCACCCGAAGCAATTCTAAAAAAATAGCAACAGGGGGAATTAGTTTGTAGAGATTAATGACATTATTATTTTTTTTAAAAAGGTAACGGTTTCCTTGACCATGCCAAAAATATTCATGCCATAAAGAATTCCAAGTCTGCCTTCGGGTTTCATAAAACTTAGCATTTGTGGTATAGAGGAGCCACCCTGATTGCCTGACTCGGTTTTCGGCATCCATATCTTCGCCAACGCCTTTAATTGATAAATCAAAGCCACCAACTTGTTTTATTGCTTTAACTCTATAGATACAACCTGAAGTTCCGAGACATTTTGAATTGCTTTCTCCCTCATTCAGGGTATTTAACAAAAATTCTGCATTTTCCAACATTGCAACCAAGGTTTCAGAGTCAGAACCTTTGTTCAGAGAATACTTACCTTTTCCTATTCCAACTTCGGGATTGTTATCCATAAACTCTACTTGAGTACTGACAAAATCTTTGGACAGTATCATGTCACCATCAACCCAAACTATATAGTCAG
This window harbors:
- a CDS encoding glycosyltransferase codes for the protein MKVTIGVCVKNCEEHVKNAIDSIVAQDYNHDFMELIVVDGYSKDKTLQIINKILKNVCFSYRIFCENEGLGHARQIVVDNSHADYIVWVDGDMILSKDFVSTQVEFMDNNPEVGIGKGKYSLNKGSDSETLVAMLENAEFLLNTLNEGESNSKCLGTSGCIYRVKAIKQVGGFDLSIKGVGEDMDAENRVRQSGWLLYTTNAKFYETRRQTWNSLWHEYFWHGQGNRYLFKKNNNVINLYKLIPPVAIFLELLRVPKAYKLLYRKSVVLLPLHYLFKRIAWIIGFLI
- a CDS encoding Gfo/Idh/MocA family oxidoreductase — translated: MVNVGLIGCGGIAKLHMQVYDSMKNVNVVGLCDLDLERANFLAKKHNVSETFKSYVELVESKNLDMVDICTPVSTHAKIACDVAKNVPAILVEKPMALSVSECDEMIKETKKYGSKLCISHNQIFLPSIQKAKNFVDNGDFELLSFATTQKESFESLKSHELAADWMIMPNQKGIIWEVCCHLAYLQLHFLPNISEVYAIGTKSKHPVYDHFAVLLRTPSDTFGVIELSWVSDETEIIYEIRGTKGKRAQIYRDFDYFFENTVEPPLKSSNVFRGFFADEKRILKKWSNFGLNYFQKRKMIPHLQLVGKYMESIKNDLPPPITPQDGKNTINLLECIEKSLNEKRPVSVIN